The following are from one region of the Nicotiana tomentosiformis chromosome 7, ASM39032v3, whole genome shotgun sequence genome:
- the LOC138895782 gene encoding uncharacterized mitochondrial protein AtMg00810-like, producing the protein MGFQQSHFDYSLFTNKAGSDLVVILVYVDDLLITGNNPSLLSQTREGLQNQFKMKDLGELKFFLGIEFARSSEGIMMCQRKYTLELVSESGLGGAKPVGTPLELNKKLTSEEYDKHIGSD; encoded by the coding sequence ATGGGCTTTCAACAAAGTCATTTTGACTACTCCTTATTTACAAATAAAGCAGGCAGTGATCTAGTGGTTATCCTAGTATATGTGGATGATCTTCTTATCACAGGAAACAATCCTTCACTACTCAGTCAAACAAGGGAAGGCCTACAGAATCAATTCAAGATGAAAGACCTAGGTGAGTTGAAGTTCTTTCTTGGCATTGAGTTTGCAAGATCCAGTGAAGGTATTATGATGTGCCAGAGAAAGTATACTCTGGAACTTGTCTCAGAATCAGGGCTAGGGGGAGCAAAGCCTGTTGGCACTCCACTTGAACTGAATAAGAAACTGACATCTGAAGAATATGACAAACATATAGGAAGTGACTAG
- the LOC138895783 gene encoding uncharacterized protein: protein MGKGLLSSVVYASNAHKVWEDLKEMFDKVNGSRVLHLHKEIHTLTQGTMTVADYFSKLRDLWDEFDALMPCPGCSCPDSKKYAAHFEYHRLLQFLMGLNDSYSQARSQIMMMSPIPNINKAYSLLVDLKSQRSLANFT, encoded by the exons ATGGGAAAAG GCTTGTTGAGTAGTGTTGTATATGCTTCTAATGCTCACAAAGTGTGGGAAGACTTGAAGGAAATGTTTGATAAGGTGAATGGATCTAGAGTACTTCACCTTCATAAGGAAATACACACCCTAACTCAGGGTACCATGACTGTTGCTGATTATTTCTCAAAACTCAGAGATTTATGGGATGAGTTTGACGCACTCATGCCCTGTCCTGGGTGTTCTTGCCCAGATTCTAAGAAGTATGCTGCTCACTTTGAGTATCACAGGCTGTTGCAGTTTCTTATGGGTCTAAATGACTCTTACTCACAAGCTAGGAGTCAGATTATGATGATGTCCCCAATTCCAAATATCAACAAAGCTTATTCCCTACTTGTGGACCTTAAGAGTCAAAGAAGTCTAGCTAATTTTACATAG